TATTTGGACAATGCTGTAGAACAGAAGAATAATGTCCGCCCAACCAAGCATCACATTTTAAGCAATACCCTGGACGAGTCGTCTGCCAAAGAGGTACAAATTTTTGATGGCACTGAGGACAAATAGATTGCAAAGGTCGATGATGCTCCAAACAAATGTTGACAGATTGAAGCGACCATAATAAAGGAGAGTAAATCACTTTTGAGCTATCACGCCATTCTTGATAACACTGAGGACACCATGCAAAATCAGTCCTAAGTAACTCTTGAGATGGCAAAACTTCTGCCCAAGTCAGCAGTGTTAAAAACTCCAAATCATCGCGCAGAGTAAGTTGATTCAAAGCGGCTACGAATTGCTTGGCTTTTACAGAAGTTCCATTTAAAGATTTAATATAATATTGTCCATATACTTTTACTAAACTAGGGTAATAATACTGTTGTATATCATCTGATTTAGAGAATTTTTTGTGAATTTCAGCAGCGATTAAAGTTCCGACAGCCACACTATGAGCTTCGGCTAAACGAGCAACGTAGCTAGTTATACTCTCCACATAAGGCGTTCCGATTCCTATCGGTTCAAGATGGAATAAAGAACTACGCGGTGGAATCTTAGGGCGTTCTAAGTCCCATAATTCATCAGTTTGATTAACATCAACTTTCATTATCTTGTGTCCCTACAGGATCTCGTTTTGGTTTTCGTTTCCCAACACGTCCTTTCTTAAGAGAAGCTCCCTGTACTACATCAGGAGTAACAGAAGTAGTTAAATTTCCTATGAAGTAATAATTAGACTCTTGCTTGAGGCGTAATTGACCCTGCTCTGATTCTTGAAAAATCTGGTTAATTCGTCCTTGGCTGAAAGCTCCCTGCTCCAAATGTTTAATAGTTAATGTTGCTGCATCTTCTTCATAAGCAAATCTCAATGAACGAGTCAACCAATTTTTAAGAATTCCCACACAACCGACTGAACCAGAAAATAGATATTCGTAATAATTTTCTAAATAAGGTTCTTCTTCTAAGGGAAGATGCTTCTGCAATGTTCTAATAACCCTAATAAATTCAGTAACATCTTCAGCCTCATCAAGTTGGTAAGGAGTTAAATGAATATCTTCACTACGTCTTCCTA
Above is a window of Merismopedia glauca CCAP 1448/3 DNA encoding:
- a CDS encoding TniQ family protein — translated: MKVDVNQTDELWDLERPKIPPRSSLFHLEPIGIGTPYVESITSYVARLAEAHSVAVGTLIAAEIHKKFSKSDDIQQYYYPSLVKVYGQYYIKSLNGTSVKAKQFVAALNQLTLRDDLEFLTLLTWAEVLPSQELLRTDFAWCPQCYQEWRDSSKVIYSPLLWSLQSVNICLEHHRPLQSICPQCHQKFVPLWQTTRPGYCLKCDAWLGGHYSSVLQHCPNIAQSLEWDIWVASALGELLSKAVLFNSIPPRDSINKAIKLYANQLTNGNISALGRFLRVNHYKFLHWHQGSTIPIISELLKICYTLSTSVVDFLQVKVNQITLDKLAILASKTSQRRRKSSVTYSSRQDIEATRAAMQQALFEEHPPTLTQLAYRLGYKSYSPLTHISKSLATAIKKRATDYATLKRQVQGATRWLG
- a CDS encoding ATP-binding protein; translated protein: MRYDPFDMGTAYAYVKGQWIRCISQYYKSFQNRSEREVKLATVELRRTRQKSSKRINLTAKERAAYLEEAEAKEAIMEKVFRYRQLRCFLVDEAQHLLMMSGGHQMLHQMNWIKSIANLTGTVHILFGTYELLNCSTLNGQVGRRSEDIHLTPYQLDEAEDVTEFIRVIRTLQKHLPLEEEPYLENYYEYLFSGSVGCVGILKNWLTRSLRFAYEEDAATLTIKHLEQGAFSQGRINQIFQESEQGQLRLKQESNYYFIGNLTTSVTPDVVQGASLKKGRVGKRKPKRDPVGTQDNES